The following proteins come from a genomic window of Kitasatospora sp. NBC_01246:
- a CDS encoding NADPH:quinone oxidoreductase family protein: protein MRAWQVTELGEPREVLRLAEDVPRPAPGPGQLLVRVKAAAVNFPDALMVRGQYQVRPPLPFTPGVELCGEVVAGERAGERLIGTPLLPAGAFAEYALLDAAAAFPAPAALDDAEAAALHIGYQTAWFALHRRAALRAGETLLVHAAAGGVGSAAVQLGRAAGARVIAVVGGPAKAAVARELGADLVVDRTAEDFTAAVREATGGRGADVVFDPVGGAAYTGSTRCVAFEGRIVVVGFAAGEIPAPALNHALVKNYSILGLHWGLYNTRDPQAVLAAHEELTRLARAGVVRPLVSGRLPLSGAAEAVQRVADGRSTGRLVVLGE from the coding sequence GTGAGGGCCTGGCAGGTCACCGAGCTGGGCGAGCCGCGCGAGGTGCTGCGGCTGGCCGAGGACGTACCGCGCCCGGCTCCCGGGCCCGGGCAGCTGCTGGTCCGGGTGAAGGCCGCCGCGGTCAACTTCCCGGACGCGCTGATGGTGCGCGGCCAGTACCAGGTCCGCCCGCCGCTGCCGTTCACCCCCGGCGTCGAGCTCTGCGGCGAGGTGGTCGCGGGCGAGCGCGCCGGGGAGCGGCTGATCGGCACCCCGCTGCTACCCGCCGGCGCCTTCGCCGAGTACGCCCTGCTGGACGCCGCGGCGGCCTTCCCGGCCCCGGCGGCGCTGGACGACGCGGAGGCCGCCGCCCTGCACATCGGCTACCAGACCGCCTGGTTCGCGCTGCACCGGCGGGCCGCCCTGCGGGCCGGCGAGACGCTGCTGGTGCACGCGGCGGCGGGCGGGGTCGGCAGCGCCGCCGTCCAGCTCGGCCGGGCGGCCGGCGCGCGGGTGATCGCCGTGGTCGGCGGCCCCGCGAAGGCGGCCGTCGCCCGCGAGCTCGGCGCCGACCTGGTGGTGGACCGGACCGCCGAGGACTTCACCGCGGCGGTCAGGGAGGCCACCGGCGGACGCGGCGCGGACGTGGTCTTCGACCCGGTCGGCGGCGCGGCCTACACCGGCTCCACCCGGTGCGTCGCCTTCGAGGGCCGGATCGTGGTGGTCGGCTTCGCCGCCGGCGAGATCCCGGCGCCCGCGCTGAACCACGCGCTGGTGAAGAACTACAGCATCCTCGGCCTGCACTGGGGCCTCTACAACACCCGTGACCCGCAGGCCGTGCTGGCCGCCCACGAGGAGCTGACCCGGCTGGCCCGGGCCGGTGTGGTGCGACCGCTGGTGAGCGGGCGCCTCCCGCTCTCCGGGGCGGCCGAGGCCGTCCAACGGGTCGCCGACGGCCGCAGCACCGGCCGGCTGGTGGTGCTCGGGGAGTAG
- a CDS encoding NAD(P)H-binding protein — MLLVTGVNGGLGALVLERLAARPGGLDGVLAGSRTPERTPAAGVPVRTVDFDRPRTLAAAFAGVRTLLLISAGYGEDDVVTARHRAAIEAAERAGVEHVVYTSLSGDGDHLAYALAHRWTERRLRESASLRWTILRNGLYAELLGSLATPDRDGVITAPLGDGRLAAVARADLAEVAATVALAPAGHAGRVYELVGEEAVGGADVAAALSRAGGRTVEYRPGTLAGARAAVAASGAADFQVPMVAGTYSAIAHGFLAGPGKPGDLATLLGRPPRPALDVIAQGAGAAADSAG; from the coding sequence GTGCTTCTCGTCACCGGTGTCAACGGAGGACTCGGCGCTCTGGTGCTGGAGCGGCTGGCCGCGCGGCCGGGCGGGCTCGACGGGGTGCTGGCCGGCAGCCGCACCCCGGAGCGGACCCCGGCGGCCGGCGTACCCGTCCGGACGGTGGACTTCGACCGGCCGCGGACCCTGGCGGCCGCCTTCGCCGGGGTGCGGACGCTGCTGCTGATCTCGGCCGGCTACGGCGAGGACGACGTGGTGACCGCCCGTCACCGGGCCGCGATCGAGGCCGCCGAGCGGGCGGGCGTCGAGCACGTGGTCTACACCAGCCTCTCCGGCGACGGCGACCACCTGGCCTACGCGCTGGCGCACCGCTGGACCGAGCGGCGACTGCGCGAGTCCGCCTCGCTGCGCTGGACGATCCTGCGCAACGGGCTCTACGCCGAACTGCTGGGCTCGCTGGCCACGCCGGACCGGGACGGTGTGATCACCGCGCCGCTCGGCGACGGCCGGCTGGCGGCGGTCGCCCGCGCGGACCTGGCCGAGGTCGCGGCCACCGTGGCGCTGGCCCCGGCCGGGCACGCCGGGCGGGTCTACGAGCTGGTCGGCGAGGAGGCGGTGGGCGGCGCGGACGTCGCGGCGGCGCTGTCCCGGGCCGGCGGACGGACGGTCGAGTACCGGCCCGGCACGCTGGCCGGGGCGCGGGCGGCCGTGGCGGCCTCGGGCGCCGCGGACTTCCAGGTGCCGATGGTGGCCGGGACGTACTCGGCGATCGCCCACGGCTTCCTGGCCGGGCCGGGCAAGCCGGGGGACCTCGCCACCCTGCTCGGCCGCCCGCCGCGCCCGGCCCTGGACGTGATCGCGCAGGGCGCGGGAGCGGCCGCGGACTCGGCCGGGTGA
- a CDS encoding SDR family NAD(P)-dependent oxidoreductase — translation MTDEHGSPAAEYAGQGVVVTGAGRGIGAALARAFAAAGARVVVNDLDAAAARKVAADCGAAAVPGDAASAEGVAALVSAARAALGDIDVWCANAGVAPVGGAGAPAAAWASAWEVNVLAHVRAADLLLPRWLERGSGRFVATVSAAGLLTMLGSAPYAVTKHGALAFAEWLAATYRHRGVRVHALCPQGVRTDMLASTGAVGEALLAPTALDPEDVAGALLTALREDRFLVLPHPEVAEYYAARATEPDRWLGGMNRLQRELERNEAL, via the coding sequence GTGACGGACGAACACGGGAGCCCGGCCGCCGAGTACGCGGGCCAGGGCGTGGTGGTCACCGGCGCCGGGCGGGGGATCGGGGCCGCGCTGGCCCGCGCCTTCGCCGCGGCCGGTGCCCGGGTGGTCGTCAACGACCTCGACGCCGCGGCCGCCCGGAAGGTGGCCGCGGACTGCGGCGCCGCCGCGGTGCCCGGCGACGCGGCCTCCGCCGAGGGTGTCGCCGCGCTGGTCAGCGCCGCCCGGGCGGCGCTCGGCGACATCGACGTCTGGTGCGCCAACGCCGGCGTCGCCCCGGTGGGCGGGGCCGGCGCGCCGGCCGCCGCCTGGGCGAGCGCCTGGGAGGTCAACGTGCTCGCCCACGTACGCGCCGCCGACCTGCTGCTCCCCCGCTGGCTGGAGCGCGGCAGCGGACGGTTCGTGGCCACCGTCTCGGCCGCCGGGCTGCTCACCATGCTCGGCTCGGCCCCGTACGCCGTCACCAAGCACGGCGCGCTCGCGTTCGCCGAGTGGCTCGCCGCCACCTACCGCCACCGGGGCGTGCGGGTGCACGCCCTCTGCCCGCAAGGGGTGCGCACCGACATGCTGGCCTCGACCGGCGCGGTCGGCGAGGCCCTGCTGGCACCGACCGCGCTGGACCCGGAGGACGTCGCCGGGGCCCTGCTGACCGCGCTGCGCGAGGACCGCTTCCTCGTCCTGCCGCACCCCGAGGTCGCCGAGTACTACGCAGCCCGCGCCACCGAGCCGGACCGCTGGCTCGGCGGCATGAACCGGCTCCAGCGGGAGCTCGAAAGGAACGAGGCGCTGTGA
- a CDS encoding SDR family oxidoreductase, with protein MVHSFKGQVAVVTGSSRGIGLGIARELVARGARVCLTARTAEPLAEAVRDLGGPEVAIGVAGKADDPAHQDEAVARTMEAFGRLDHLVNNTGINPVFGPVLDTDEAAAAKILAVNVLAPLGWTRRAHAAWMGEHGGSVVNVASITGIRASLGIGMYGVSKAALMRLTTELAAELGPRGIRVNAVAPAVVKTKFAAALYEGREEQVAAAYPLGRLGVPEDVAGAVAFLLSSDAAWITGQTLVVDGGVTLGGGM; from the coding sequence GTGGTGCACTCCTTCAAGGGCCAGGTGGCCGTCGTCACCGGATCCAGCCGGGGCATCGGCCTCGGGATCGCGCGCGAGCTGGTCGCCCGCGGGGCCCGGGTCTGCCTGACCGCCCGCACCGCCGAGCCGCTCGCCGAGGCCGTCCGCGACCTGGGCGGCCCCGAGGTCGCCATCGGCGTCGCGGGGAAGGCGGACGACCCGGCCCACCAGGACGAAGCGGTGGCCCGCACGATGGAGGCCTTCGGCCGGCTGGACCACCTGGTCAACAACACCGGCATCAACCCGGTCTTCGGCCCGGTCCTGGACACCGACGAGGCGGCCGCCGCCAAGATCCTGGCCGTCAACGTGCTCGCCCCGCTCGGCTGGACCCGCCGCGCGCACGCCGCCTGGATGGGCGAGCACGGCGGCTCGGTGGTCAACGTCGCCTCGATCACCGGTATCCGCGCCTCCCTGGGCATCGGCATGTACGGCGTCTCCAAGGCCGCCCTGATGCGGCTGACCACCGAGCTGGCCGCCGAACTCGGTCCCCGGGGCATCCGGGTGAACGCCGTGGCGCCGGCCGTGGTCAAGACGAAGTTCGCCGCGGCGCTCTACGAGGGCCGCGAGGAGCAGGTCGCCGCCGCGTACCCGCTGGGCCGCCTCGGCGTCCCGGAGGACGTGGCGGGCGCGGTCGCCTTCCTGCTCTCCTCCGACGCCGCCTGGATCACCGGCCAGACCCTGGTCGTCGACGGCGGCGTCACCCTCGGCGGCGGGATGTGA
- a CDS encoding alpha/beta hydrolase family protein, which produces MTREVVRGVTRRRGSGQGRRTGIAALLAATAVLGTAVAPAAALDAPAVPERLARAWLPQPTGPYPVGTTSLHLTDAGRADPWQPGRARELMISLWYPTARPAVGDERARSMEPGAAEHFGGDGGAAVFNYRAASGRTDWSAIRTHARQDAPALPGGGRPRPVVLYSAGLGDPRTWGTGLVEDLASRGYVVVTVDHTYDASEVAFPDGGLATSVFPGMLGTPDLDIGALLRKAMRARVDDTRFVLDELAALRTDRRLPAGLGSSLDLTRIGMVGHSAGGFTAVQTMHDDPRVTAGVNMDGQLHFPGPTGEGVFLSSVAEDGLDRPFLLMGTHSADSGDHHHQPGWDALWQHSRGWRADVTLAGSQHGSYTDAQSLLPQLARQGAVDGEALRADVGDVRPERAVLATRAYVASFFDRWLRGHDDHLLDGPSPRFPEMEFAR; this is translated from the coding sequence GTGACGAGGGAAGTCGTGCGGGGTGTCACGCGCAGGCGGGGCTCGGGGCAGGGCAGGCGGACCGGGATCGCGGCGCTGCTGGCGGCCACGGCGGTGCTGGGCACGGCGGTCGCGCCGGCGGCGGCGCTGGACGCGCCGGCCGTGCCGGAGCGCCTGGCCCGCGCCTGGCTGCCGCAGCCCACCGGGCCGTACCCGGTCGGCACCACCTCGCTGCACCTCACCGACGCCGGACGGGCGGACCCGTGGCAGCCCGGGCGGGCCCGGGAACTGATGATCAGCCTCTGGTACCCGACCGCGCGCCCCGCGGTCGGCGACGAACGGGCCCGCTCCATGGAGCCGGGCGCCGCCGAGCACTTCGGCGGCGACGGCGGCGCCGCCGTCTTCAACTACCGCGCGGCGAGCGGGCGGACGGACTGGTCGGCGATCCGCACGCACGCCCGCCAGGACGCGCCCGCCCTGCCCGGCGGCGGCCGCCCGCGCCCGGTGGTGCTCTACTCGGCCGGGCTCGGCGACCCCCGCACCTGGGGCACCGGCCTGGTCGAGGACCTCGCCTCGCGCGGCTACGTGGTGGTCACCGTCGACCACACCTACGACGCCTCCGAGGTGGCCTTTCCGGACGGCGGCCTGGCCACGTCGGTCTTCCCCGGCATGCTCGGCACGCCCGACCTCGACATCGGCGCCCTGCTGCGCAAGGCGATGCGGGCCCGGGTCGACGACACCCGCTTCGTCCTGGACGAACTGGCCGCGCTGCGCACCGACCGGCGGCTCCCGGCCGGTCTCGGGAGCTCGCTGGACCTGACCCGGATCGGCATGGTGGGCCACTCGGCCGGCGGTTTCACCGCCGTCCAGACCATGCACGACGACCCGCGCGTCACCGCCGGCGTCAACATGGACGGCCAACTGCACTTCCCCGGGCCGACCGGCGAGGGCGTCTTCCTGAGCAGCGTCGCCGAGGACGGTCTGGACCGCCCGTTCCTGCTGATGGGCACCCACAGCGCGGACTCCGGCGACCACCACCACCAGCCCGGCTGGGACGCCCTCTGGCAGCACAGCCGGGGCTGGCGCGCCGACGTCACACTGGCCGGTTCGCAGCACGGCTCGTACACCGACGCGCAGTCGCTGCTGCCCCAACTCGCCCGGCAGGGCGCGGTGGACGGCGAGGCGCTGCGGGCCGACGTCGGTGACGTCCGCCCGGAGCGGGCCGTGCTCGCCACCCGGGCGTACGTGGCCTCGTTCTTCGACCGGTGGCTGCGCGGGCACGACGACCACCTGCTGGACGGGCCCTCGCCGCGCTTCCCGGAGATGGAGTTCGCCCGCTGA
- a CDS encoding winged helix-turn-helix transcriptional regulator, with translation MSVGHTAVTTPRPVVWCEDGVDCGIRGLLDRLGDKWSVLVVVELAQGVRRFRELQRAVPGISQRMLTLTVRRLERDGLVSRTVHPTVPPQVDYELTAVGHSLTHLIRAMVDWSYDHHDAILDSRRDWDAANPDSEIR, from the coding sequence ATGTCAGTGGGGCACACCGCGGTAACCACCCCCCGGCCGGTGGTCTGGTGCGAGGACGGCGTGGACTGCGGGATCCGCGGGCTGCTGGACCGGCTCGGCGACAAGTGGTCCGTCCTGGTGGTGGTCGAACTCGCCCAGGGCGTCCGGCGGTTCCGCGAACTCCAGCGCGCCGTGCCGGGCATCTCGCAGCGGATGCTGACCCTGACGGTACGCCGGCTGGAGCGGGACGGGCTGGTGTCGCGGACCGTCCACCCGACCGTCCCGCCGCAGGTGGACTACGAGCTGACCGCGGTCGGCCACAGCCTGACCCATCTGATCCGGGCCATGGTGGACTGGTCCTACGACCACCACGACGCGATCCTCGACTCCCGGCGCGACTGGGACGCCGCCAACCCGGACTCCGAGATCCGCTGA